From the genome of Thermoplasmata archaeon:
CGCCATCTGCACCGAGTAGGTCTCGTAGCCTTGGGACTACCGCTGGTCGCCTCCCTTTCGAACTATAGGGAATCGGTTACTGCGCCAGCGAGTCGAACGGCGCGCCCGCCATAACTTCATATGCGACCTGAGAGTCCTAGGAGGATACCTAGTCGGGAGTGGAGTCTATGGGAGCGTATCTTCGGACCGCCTTCTTATTCGCCCTACTGACGGCCATCTTCGTCCTATTCGGCTGGGCGATCGGTTCGGTCTGGCTCGGCGACCCGGCCGGGGCAATTGTGACCTTCTTCCTACTCGCCGCCGCGATGAACGCGATCGCCTACTTCGCCTCCGACCGGATCGTCCTCTGGTCATACCGGGCGAAGCTCGTGACGGAGGCGGAGGCTCCGGGCGTGTATCGCCTCGTGCGCGAGGTGACGCAGCAGGCGAACCTCCCGATGCCGAAGGTGGCCATCGTGCCGACGCAGACGCCGAACGCGTTCGCGACGGGCCGGAACCCTCAGCACGCCGTCGTCGCGGTCACGCAAGGCATCCTCCGCCTGCTGACCGACGACGAGCTCCGCGGGGTCCTCGCCCACGAGGTCTCCCACGTGCGGAATCGAGACATCCTCGTGATGTCCGTCGCGGCGACCCTCGCCGGCGCGATCTCCTTCATGGCGCGGATGTTCTGGTGGAACAGCCTCTTCGGCGGCTCGCGGAACCAGGGACGCGGCAACGGGGCGGCGGTCATCCTCGCCGTCGTCGGGATGGTCTTGGCGCCACTCGCCGCCCTCCTCGTCCAGCTGGCGATCTCCCGCAGCCGGGAGTACAAGGCGGACTACATCGGCGCGAAGACGATCGGGCAGCCGCTCGCCCTGGCGTCCGCGCTGGGGAAGCTCGAAGTCGAGAACCGCCGCCGGCCGATCGCGTTCGGCAGCCCGGCATCGCAGAGCCTCTTCATCGTGAACCCGTTCCGCGGAGGCGCGTTCGTCCGGATCTTCGGCACGCACCCGCCGATCCAGGAGCGGATCGCGCGACTCCAGGCGCTCGCGCAGGGCGTCGACCGGTACTGAGGCTCAGCCGAACTCGTGCCCGACGTGCCGCCCGTGGCGGGCGTCGAGGTCCTTGATCCGGTCGCGGACCTCCAGGTTTGGCTCGAGGACCTCGAACTCCTCCAGGTAGTTCCGGTCCTTGTAGACGACCGTCGTCCGGCCTTCCTTCACGATGCGGATCACGAGGTTCAGGTCGCCGCCGCCTTCCGGGCCCTCGTAGAGCGTGTAGAAGCCGACGAAATGGCCGATGATCTCCTCGAACCCGGAATGCGGATAATAAAACCTGAACCGCACGCGGTCTCCCGGATAAATGTCCATCTTGTCGACGAGCTTGTCGTCGAGGACGCCGGCCTTCTTGAGGATGCGGCGCTCCTCGGTGATGTCGTCTTTCTGCTCCACCATTCTGAGGGTCAGGACATACACCGTCCGACTTAAACCAGCGCCCGGGGTCCCCGGAACCCCGCCGCGGCGGTGGATCGCGGCCAACCTAGAAAGGGGTCGGAGCGATTCCACCGGCCCGAGAGGGATCCGCATGACGATGGCCGAAGACCTCGCCGAATTCGTCGTTTCGAGGTCCATCGACGATCTGTCGGCCGGCGCCCTGGACGCGCTGAAGCTCCGCGTCCTGGACGCCATCGGGTGCGCGATCGGCGCGGTGCAGGGCGGACCGATCGAGGCAATCCGACGCCACCTCGACGACTTCGGCGGGCGCCCGCGTTGCACGGCCATCGCATTCGGTCGCACGGCGCCCGACCGAGC
Proteins encoded in this window:
- a CDS encoding zinc metalloprotease HtpX, translated to MGAYLRTAFLFALLTAIFVLFGWAIGSVWLGDPAGAIVTFFLLAAAMNAIAYFASDRIVLWSYRAKLVTEAEAPGVYRLVREVTQQANLPMPKVAIVPTQTPNAFATGRNPQHAVVAVTQGILRLLTDDELRGVLAHEVSHVRNRDILVMSVAATLAGAISFMARMFWWNSLFGGSRNQGRGNGAAVILAVVGMVLAPLAALLVQLAISRSREYKADYIGAKTIGQPLALASALGKLEVENRRRPIAFGSPASQSLFIVNPFRGGAFVRIFGTHPPIQERIARLQALAQGVDRY